CGGATATGCTAAAGCCGGTGCTACTATCGTATTCAATGATATCAAGCAAGAATTGGTAGACAAAGGATTAGCTGCCTATGCGGCCGAAGGTATCAAAGCACATGGATATGTATGCGACGTTACTGACGAAAACGCTGTAAACGCTTTAGTTGCTCAAATAGAAAAAGAAGTAGGCGTTATTGATATTTTGGTTAACAACGCCGGCATCATTAAGCGTATTCCAATGATCGAAATGAGTGCAGCCGACTTCCGTCAGGTTATCGACATTGATCTCAATGGTCCGTTTATCGTTTCAAAGGCTGTTCTACCTTCTATGATCAAAAAAGGTCATGGAAAGATCATCAACATCTGCTCTATGATGAGTGAACTTGGCCGTGAAACAGTTTCTGCTTATGCTGCTGCCAAAGGCGGATTAAAGATGCTTACTCGCAACATCGCATCCGAATACGGCGAACACAACATTCAATGTAATGGCATTGGTCCGGGATATATCGCCACACCACAAACCGCTCCTTTAAGAGAAACGCAAGCTGATGGATCACGCCATCCTTTTGATTCATTCATTATTGCAAAGACTCCTGCTGCGCGTTGGGGTACCCCCGAAGATCTTATGGGACCAGCTGTGTTCCTTGCATCTGATGCATCAAACTTTGTAAACGGTCACGTACTCTACGTGGACGGAGGTATTTTAGCCTATATAGGTAAAC
This is a stretch of genomic DNA from uncultured Bacteroides sp.. It encodes these proteins:
- a CDS encoding gluconate 5-dehydrogenase, with amino-acid sequence MVNFSLEGKIALVTGASYGIGFSIATGYAKAGATIVFNDIKQELVDKGLAAYAAEGIKAHGYVCDVTDENAVNALVAQIEKEVGVIDILVNNAGIIKRIPMIEMSAADFRQVIDIDLNGPFIVSKAVLPSMIKKGHGKIINICSMMSELGRETVSAYAAAKGGLKMLTRNIASEYGEHNIQCNGIGPGYIATPQTAPLRETQADGSRHPFDSFIIAKTPAARWGTPEDLMGPAVFLASDASNFVNGHVLYVDGGILAYIGKQPK